In one window of Meiothermus sp. DNA:
- a CDS encoding helix-hairpin-helix domain-containing protein, with the protein MGWIEWCSFLLGGLIFWLLGWLLSWLFRGNTLRLQNQLTEAQAELGRLQADLTGYKATQSKLAQAEQELSGLRGQLKDFEALKASFATVSKELDAATLKIQGLEGQLKDFENLKTQLANLQARLGALQGERDRLQAEYSGLQARFEQLEGERNRLSAQILGYQGEMAVLSRQVEALRQDRDAQKSETANLSGKLAGMDGLMAVWEGLRQRFGSKQPEELEAHFAALQKEAEGARAELNRLRGEYQVALNELQALRDRIQSLEADQGKVAAMEAEIERYKNEFSALQARYATLEADQQKIQARYEARIQTLEGEKGQLSSELQSLQKRLNALEQERDHARQESARLSTQLSGLQGSLSALEAIRARLGNLQPAELETRIVAIHNERNQYAVELEALRKRIEAVAGERDHLRAEVEGLQKRLDNLSTDSNNVIAERNKLLAEVEKLRADLNQAQGAYQDLEAVRRELSDLRARLARAEEERNWFSGEVEGLRKELVAVQSSKAELEQYKANYLALQARISDYEASLKKAQEDQNQMRANYTALQARIADYEARLVKAQERTADYDALATNLAAMQTRVSEAEATGAAAAPTPARSAKPRKAKPRQTKEVIGYRVTQSRTFRAEVVPEGHDPLGVIEGIGNTYQQKLWEAGIKTFEDLASTPEARLREVTGKDLEFDEWIVEARRFVRGVYKLSRATAGGTRRKADDLTRIEGIGPKIRDALVAAGITTFEALEAATEGQLHAAIEAAGISFAPSIPTWSRQAAYLVRGDEAGFQEYIARLTAGREE; encoded by the coding sequence ATGGGATGGATTGAGTGGTGCAGTTTTCTTTTGGGAGGCCTGATTTTCTGGCTCCTGGGCTGGCTTTTGAGCTGGCTTTTCCGAGGCAATACCCTGCGGCTGCAAAACCAGCTTACCGAGGCTCAGGCCGAACTGGGTCGGCTTCAGGCCGATCTAACCGGCTATAAGGCCACCCAGTCCAAACTGGCGCAGGCTGAACAGGAACTCTCGGGGCTGCGGGGGCAGCTCAAGGATTTTGAGGCGCTGAAGGCTAGCTTCGCCACAGTGAGCAAAGAGCTGGATGCCGCCACCCTCAAAATTCAGGGGTTGGAAGGACAACTCAAGGATTTTGAGAACCTCAAGACCCAGCTTGCCAACCTGCAAGCCCGCCTGGGCGCCCTTCAGGGCGAGCGGGACAGGCTTCAGGCCGAGTACAGTGGGCTACAGGCCCGATTTGAGCAGCTCGAGGGCGAGCGCAATCGACTTTCTGCCCAAATTCTGGGCTACCAGGGCGAGATGGCGGTGCTGAGCCGTCAGGTAGAAGCCCTGCGCCAGGATCGCGACGCGCAGAAGTCTGAAACCGCTAACCTGAGCGGCAAGCTAGCCGGCATGGACGGACTGATGGCCGTTTGGGAGGGCTTACGCCAGCGCTTCGGTAGCAAGCAGCCTGAAGAACTCGAGGCCCACTTCGCTGCCCTTCAGAAAGAGGCCGAGGGCGCCAGGGCAGAACTAAACCGGTTGCGTGGCGAATATCAGGTGGCTCTGAATGAGCTTCAGGCGTTGCGGGATCGCATCCAGAGCCTCGAGGCCGACCAGGGCAAAGTGGCCGCCATGGAAGCTGAAATCGAGCGCTACAAGAACGAGTTTAGCGCTTTGCAGGCCCGCTACGCCACCCTCGAGGCCGACCAGCAAAAAATCCAGGCCCGCTACGAGGCCCGTATCCAGACTCTCGAGGGTGAAAAAGGCCAGCTATCCAGCGAACTCCAGAGCCTGCAAAAGCGCCTGAACGCCCTGGAGCAAGAGCGCGACCACGCGCGGCAAGAATCGGCCCGGCTCAGCACCCAGCTATCGGGCTTGCAGGGCAGCCTGAGCGCTCTGGAGGCCATTCGGGCCCGGTTGGGCAACCTGCAGCCTGCTGAGCTCGAGACCCGTATCGTGGCCATCCATAACGAACGCAACCAGTACGCGGTCGAGTTGGAGGCCCTGCGCAAGCGCATCGAAGCCGTAGCGGGCGAACGCGACCACCTGCGGGCCGAAGTGGAGGGGCTGCAAAAGCGCCTGGACAACCTGAGCACTGATAGTAACAACGTGATCGCCGAGCGCAACAAGCTCCTGGCCGAGGTCGAAAAGCTTAGGGCCGACCTGAACCAGGCCCAGGGCGCCTATCAGGATCTGGAAGCAGTGCGCCGTGAACTCTCAGACCTGCGCGCCCGGCTGGCCAGGGCCGAGGAAGAACGCAACTGGTTTTCCGGAGAGGTCGAGGGCTTGCGCAAGGAGCTGGTGGCTGTCCAAAGCAGTAAGGCCGAACTGGAGCAGTACAAGGCCAACTACCTGGCCTTGCAGGCCCGTATCTCCGACTACGAAGCAAGTCTCAAAAAAGCCCAGGAAGACCAAAACCAGATGCGGGCCAACTACACCGCCCTGCAAGCCCGCATCGCCGATTATGAGGCCAGGCTGGTCAAAGCCCAGGAACGCACCGCCGACTACGATGCCCTGGCTACCAACCTCGCGGCCATGCAGACCAGGGTATCGGAGGCCGAAGCTACTGGGGCCGCCGCCGCTCCAACACCCGCCCGTTCTGCCAAACCGCGCAAAGCCAAACCCAGACAAACCAAGGAAGTGATCGGCTACCGCGTCACCCAGAGCCGCACCTTCCGGGCCGAAGTGGTGCCCGAAGGCCACGACCCCCTGGGGGTGATCGAGGGCATCGGCAACACCTACCAGCAAAAGCTATGGGAAGCAGGCATCAAAACCTTCGAAGACCTGGCTAGCACACCCGAGGCACGGCTGCGTGAAGTCACTGGCAAAGATCTTGAGTTTGACGAATGGATTGTGGAGGCCCGCCGCTTTGTGCGCGGGGTCTACAAACTCAGCCGCGCCACCGCCGGAGGTACCCGCCGCAAGGCCGACGACCTGACCCGCATCGAGGGCATTGGCCCCAAAATCCGCGATGCGCTGGTAGCCGCCGGCATCACTACCTTCGAAGCCCTGGAAGCGGCCACCGAGGGCCAGCTACACGCCGCCATCGAGGCCGCCGGCATAAGCTTCGCCCCCAGCATTCCCACCTGGAGCCGCCAGGCGGCCTACCTGGTACGGGGCGACGAAGCAGGGTTCCAGGAATACATCGCCCGCCTCACGGCTGGAAGGGAGGAATAG
- a CDS encoding aspartate aminotransferase family protein produces the protein MNTLTWNTEQLIEQDIAHHLHPVTNLHRHKQGGPVVLVEGKGSKVRDTEGKWYIDGFAGLWNVNVGYGRTELAEVAREQMARLAFQPTFFGLATPPVIELATRMHQLLPHHSHFQFTSGGAESNETAIKIARYYWALSGKPEKTKIISRRMAYHGIAMGALAATGVPAYHADFGPLPPGFLYLSAPLAYRNNPGLSEAEFVGMLARELEDLIAREGAQTIAAFIGEPVQGAGGVVPPPEGYWQAVASILKEHDILLIADEVITGFGRTGAMFAQTTYGFQADITSFAKGITSGYIPLGGVGITPEIFERISAPDRMFMHGFTYSGHPVACAVALVNIDIIERERLWQNAAERGEQLLRRLQELESHPHVGNVRGKGLMALVEVVEDKTSKKTFDASKGMGAKLMKVSREKGVIVRCNDTGFAIAPPLVITEAEVDQMVNALAETLDEVLGS, from the coding sequence ATGAACACCCTGACCTGGAATACCGAGCAACTCATCGAACAAGATATTGCCCACCACCTGCACCCCGTAACCAACCTGCACCGCCACAAACAGGGTGGCCCGGTGGTGTTGGTTGAGGGGAAGGGCTCCAAAGTGCGCGACACTGAAGGCAAATGGTACATCGACGGGTTCGCTGGGCTTTGGAACGTAAACGTAGGCTATGGGCGCACCGAACTGGCCGAAGTAGCCCGCGAGCAGATGGCCCGGCTGGCCTTCCAGCCCACCTTCTTTGGGCTGGCTACTCCTCCGGTAATTGAGCTGGCCACCAGGATGCACCAGCTTTTACCGCACCACTCGCACTTCCAGTTCACCTCTGGGGGGGCCGAGTCCAACGAGACCGCCATAAAAATTGCCCGCTACTACTGGGCTTTGTCGGGCAAGCCTGAAAAAACCAAGATTATCTCGCGCCGCATGGCCTATCATGGCATCGCCATGGGTGCGCTGGCCGCCACCGGCGTACCGGCCTACCATGCTGATTTTGGGCCCTTGCCGCCCGGTTTTTTGTACCTGAGCGCGCCGCTGGCCTATCGCAACAACCCGGGGCTTTCGGAGGCAGAGTTTGTAGGCATGCTGGCCAGGGAGCTCGAGGATCTGATTGCCCGTGAAGGGGCGCAAACCATTGCCGCTTTCATCGGGGAGCCGGTGCAGGGGGCCGGCGGGGTGGTGCCGCCTCCCGAAGGTTACTGGCAGGCCGTTGCCTCTATTCTTAAGGAGCACGATATCCTGCTCATTGCCGATGAGGTCATTACTGGCTTTGGGCGCACCGGTGCGATGTTCGCCCAGACCACCTATGGCTTCCAGGCCGATATCACCAGCTTTGCCAAAGGCATCACCTCGGGGTACATCCCGCTGGGTGGGGTGGGCATTACCCCCGAGATATTCGAGCGCATCTCGGCCCCCGACCGGATGTTCATGCACGGCTTCACCTACTCGGGACACCCGGTGGCCTGTGCGGTGGCGCTGGTCAACATTGACATCATCGAACGCGAGCGGCTCTGGCAGAATGCCGCCGAACGCGGTGAGCAGCTTCTCAGACGGCTACAAGAACTGGAATCCCATCCCCACGTGGGCAATGTGCGCGGTAAGGGCCTGATGGCGCTGGTAGAGGTGGTAGAGGACAAAACCAGCAAAAAGACCTTCGATGCATCCAAAGGCATGGGTGCAAAGCTGATGAAGGTAAGTCGTGAAAAAGGGGTGATTGTACGCTGCAACGACACCGGCTTTGCCATAGCGCCTCCTTTGGTGATTACAGAGGCTGAGGTAGATCAGATGGTGAACGCCCTGGCCGAAACGTTGGACGAAGTACTAGGCTCATAG
- a CDS encoding MATE family efflux transporter gives MTADIRREIFKIALPVSLESTVQLALGFVNQVIVGTLGTATIAAVGLANNVLFIGILCLNTLGAGCAILASRARGRGDEAAVKRIVSFFIGFSLVLALLLALPLGLGASSFLKLVGADPEITSIGGPYLSLVALSLPLITLSVVSSAAFRSIGRARIPMLVTIPAITLIPLLSWLFVFPLEMGAVGAAVAALVAQGVRALVLLGLLFGSPWGLRWTWPDLGQARRLLGEAVPLVLPLFITEVVFSGGVFLFALLFERLGTQELAVFQIVSNLEMVFITASAGLHYAATVLVAQAIGRADSPGVWGVSRLIWRIGLISAAIFGLVFALFAFLLPLLYPNTTPQVQQWAFWAVLLNALFQPVKVSNFIFFGTLASGGDTRFLLLSDFVTVFLVGLPLAWLLAFPMGLGLWGIFLGRLLGEETVRVAMFLWRYRGGQWFRLDSKARALAAGNST, from the coding sequence GTGACTGCCGATATACGGCGTGAGATATTCAAAATTGCCTTGCCGGTCAGCCTCGAGTCCACCGTTCAACTGGCCCTGGGCTTTGTCAACCAGGTGATCGTAGGTACCCTGGGTACCGCCACCATTGCAGCGGTGGGCCTGGCCAACAACGTGCTGTTTATCGGCATTCTGTGCCTGAACACCCTGGGGGCGGGTTGCGCCATTCTGGCCAGCCGGGCCCGGGGGCGGGGTGATGAGGCGGCGGTAAAACGTATCGTGAGCTTCTTCATCGGTTTCTCGCTGGTGCTGGCGCTCCTGCTGGCCTTGCCCCTGGGGCTGGGGGCTTCCTCTTTCTTGAAACTGGTCGGCGCAGATCCGGAAATCACTTCTATCGGCGGGCCCTATCTTTCCCTGGTGGCGCTTTCTTTACCCCTGATTACCCTGAGCGTGGTGAGCAGCGCGGCGTTTCGTAGTATCGGTAGAGCGCGGATTCCGATGCTGGTCACCATCCCGGCCATTACCCTGATACCCCTGTTGTCGTGGTTGTTCGTGTTTCCCCTCGAGATGGGGGCGGTGGGGGCGGCCGTGGCGGCGCTGGTGGCGCAGGGGGTGCGGGCGCTGGTGCTGCTTGGGCTACTCTTCGGGAGCCCCTGGGGGCTGCGCTGGACTTGGCCCGACCTGGGGCAAGCGCGGCGCCTTCTGGGCGAAGCCGTGCCCCTGGTGCTGCCACTGTTCATTACCGAGGTGGTCTTTAGCGGCGGGGTGTTTTTGTTCGCCTTGTTGTTTGAACGTTTAGGAACGCAAGAACTGGCGGTGTTCCAGATTGTCAGCAACCTCGAGATGGTCTTTATCACAGCCTCGGCGGGCCTGCACTATGCTGCTACCGTGCTGGTAGCCCAGGCCATTGGGCGGGCCGATTCCCCCGGGGTCTGGGGGGTTTCACGCCTGATCTGGCGCATTGGCCTAATTTCGGCGGCCATCTTTGGGTTGGTTTTCGCTTTGTTTGCTTTTCTGCTGCCCCTGCTCTACCCCAACACCACCCCCCAGGTGCAACAGTGGGCCTTTTGGGCGGTACTGCTCAATGCCCTGTTTCAACCGGTCAAGGTCTCTAACTTCATCTTTTTTGGCACTTTGGCCAGCGGTGGCGACACCCGGTTTTTGCTGCTCTCCGATTTCGTTACGGTGTTTTTGGTAGGCTTGCCGCTGGCCTGGTTGCTGGCTTTCCCAATGGGTTTGGGCTTGTGGGGTATTTTCCTGGGGCGGCTCCTGGGCGAGGAGACCGTGCGGGTAGCCATGTTCTTGTGGCGTTACCGGGGTGGGCAGTGGTTCCGGCTGGATTCAAAGGCCAGAGCCCTGGCTGCAGGCAATTCGACATAA
- a CDS encoding PaaX family transcriptional regulator C-terminal domain-containing protein, whose product MRARSYLFTLYMEYLYPENRAWVGDLIRWMELLDFSEPAVRAAVSRSVKRGWIIPEKDGRRAYYRLSPRVAWQVEQVRERLYGYGAPWDGKWRILVYAVPEAKRTVRDRFRNELILLGFGTPAPGVWVSPNGSLEGARDLVGFYGLQSYVELFQAERFSSTPPLELIEKSFNLKAAQARYRAFLAQKQQKPKNAEEAFICLTHMIHQARKNLFLDPGLPPELTPPGFLGQRAKEQFLELYTLLSRQARPIFELESVAAD is encoded by the coding sequence ATGCGGGCGCGTTCATATCTTTTTACCCTCTACATGGAATACCTGTACCCCGAGAACCGTGCCTGGGTGGGGGACTTGATTCGCTGGATGGAGCTGCTGGATTTTAGCGAACCTGCAGTGCGCGCCGCGGTGTCGCGTAGCGTCAAGCGCGGTTGGATTATCCCCGAGAAAGACGGTCGGCGGGCTTACTATCGGCTTTCTCCCCGCGTGGCCTGGCAGGTTGAACAGGTGCGGGAGCGACTTTACGGCTATGGCGCACCCTGGGACGGCAAATGGCGCATTCTGGTCTATGCCGTGCCGGAAGCCAAGCGCACGGTGCGCGACCGTTTCCGCAACGAGCTAATCCTGCTCGGTTTTGGAACACCGGCGCCGGGGGTCTGGGTAAGCCCCAATGGCTCCCTCGAGGGCGCCCGCGATCTGGTGGGTTTTTATGGTTTGCAAAGTTACGTGGAACTTTTTCAGGCCGAGCGTTTTTCCAGCACCCCGCCGCTCGAGCTCATCGAAAAATCCTTCAACCTTAAAGCCGCCCAGGCCCGCTACCGCGCATTCCTGGCACAAAAACAGCAAAAGCCCAAAAACGCCGAGGAAGCTTTTATATGCCTGACCCACATGATCCACCAGGCCCGCAAAAACCTCTTCCTCGACCCCGGCCTGCCGCCCGAGCTCACCCCGCCAGGCTTCCTGGGGCAGCGGGCCAAAGAGCAGTTTTTGGAACTCTATACTCTACTCTCCAGGCAGGCCAGACCAATTTTTGAGCTCGAGTCGGTCGCGGCCGACTAA
- a CDS encoding transposase, whose protein sequence is MWQVVEAIRKNGNGYSLAGVVFDNQFAGKAYLAKLYQHNIPFVARARLNQKVEHAGKQRSIRELGEHYPPGKARYYKRFGWYVKRIKITLADVGRLDMLLIWLPQPAGFKLMALFSTLDAGIQEVLAAWKARWDLERVHRLLKQNLGLSKCLSRSYAAQLKHADLAIEALHLIRQQKQLHPDLSWRTAQHNAAKTLKSQLLTVLPALSA, encoded by the coding sequence ATGTGGCAGGTAGTCGAGGCCATCCGCAAGAATGGTAATGGTTATAGCCTCGCAGGCGTGGTGTTCGACAACCAGTTTGCGGGTAAGGCTTACCTCGCCAAGCTCTACCAGCACAACATACCTTTCGTAGCTCGGGCCAGACTGAATCAAAAGGTCGAACATGCAGGAAAGCAACGATCTATCCGAGAACTGGGTGAGCACTATCCACCCGGTAAAGCCCGCTATTACAAGCGTTTTGGCTGGTATGTCAAACGCATCAAGATCACCTTGGCCGATGTGGGTCGACTGGATATGCTGCTGATTTGGCTACCCCAGCCAGCAGGTTTCAAGCTGATGGCCCTCTTCTCCACCCTGGATGCAGGCATTCAAGAAGTCCTTGCCGCCTGGAAAGCTCGTTGGGATCTGGAGCGGGTGCATCGCCTGCTCAAACAGAACCTGGGTTTATCCAAATGCCTCTCTCGTTCCTATGCTGCTCAACTCAAACATGCTGACCTTGCCATCGAGGCCCTACACCTTATTCGACAGCAAAAACAACTACATCCAGATCTTTCTTGGCGCACAGCACAGCACAATGCCGCAAAAACCCTCAAATCCCAGCTACTGACCGTACTCCCTGCCCTTTCAGCCTGA
- a CDS encoding CoA pyrophosphatase, which yields MKAEVLKAVVARPPEQMLLPEGFVDAAVLLPVWEGQLLFTVRSAYLPHHAAQISFPGGRFAEGETAEEAALREAQEEVGLYPAHVEILGHLNPTLSPFGYRVFPLLGRITQKPHLTPNPEEVDSLLWVPIDELLAAPAFVEERTPPPNNRFPKGLGGEFSELEGKLRRKVWHYPWRGYDIWGVTGNIVHDFLERIREVRL from the coding sequence ATGAAAGCAGAAGTCCTTAAAGCTGTAGTTGCACGTCCTCCAGAGCAAATGCTTCTACCAGAGGGCTTTGTGGACGCCGCAGTGTTGCTTCCGGTGTGGGAGGGGCAGCTTTTATTTACGGTGCGCAGCGCCTATCTGCCCCACCATGCCGCCCAGATTAGCTTCCCCGGAGGCCGCTTTGCCGAAGGAGAAACCGCCGAAGAAGCCGCCTTGCGCGAGGCCCAGGAAGAGGTAGGTTTGTACCCTGCGCACGTCGAAATTCTGGGGCACCTAAACCCCACCCTCTCCCCTTTTGGCTACCGGGTGTTTCCCTTGCTGGGCCGTATTACCCAAAAACCCCACCTGACCCCCAACCCCGAGGAAGTAGACTCCCTGCTCTGGGTGCCTATTGACGAGCTGCTGGCCGCCCCCGCCTTTGTCGAGGAACGCACCCCACCCCCCAACAACCGGTTCCCCAAAGGCCTGGGCGGGGAGTTTTCCGAACTGGAAGGAAAACTACGGCGCAAAGTTTGGCACTACCCCTGGCGCGGCTACGACATCTGGGGCGTGACCGGTAATATCGTCCACGATTTTCTGGAGCGCATTCGAGAAGTACGCCTTTAG
- a CDS encoding MazG family protein, translating to MERLLEVMRRLRAPDGCPWDKEQTHQSLRPYLLEEAAEAVDAIGRGSPQAIAEELGDVLLQVAFHSVIAEQEGTFSYPQVEQFIVDKLIRRHPHVFGDVRADTPEAVRANWKAIKASEGKTSASVCDQVPRSLGALARATEIQNRLGTPHPGKDDLTEAIERGEIAEALWLLVAWCRKEKVNPEVLLRERCEQSCLQNGQTPPKAW from the coding sequence ATGGAACGTCTACTGGAAGTGATGCGCCGACTGCGCGCACCCGATGGATGCCCCTGGGACAAAGAGCAAACCCACCAGAGCCTGCGCCCGTACCTGCTCGAGGAAGCCGCCGAGGCCGTGGATGCCATAGGCCGGGGCAGCCCCCAGGCAATTGCCGAAGAGCTGGGGGATGTGCTCTTGCAGGTGGCATTTCATTCGGTAATTGCTGAGCAGGAAGGCACTTTTTCTTATCCACAGGTGGAGCAATTCATTGTGGACAAGCTCATCCGGCGCCACCCGCACGTGTTTGGCGATGTCAGGGCCGATACCCCCGAGGCCGTTAGGGCCAACTGGAAGGCCATCAAGGCCAGCGAAGGCAAAACCTCTGCGTCGGTTTGCGACCAGGTGCCGCGCAGCCTGGGTGCCCTGGCCCGGGCAACGGAAATTCAGAATAGGCTCGGCACACCCCATCCTGGGAAGGACGACCTTACAGAAGCCATAGAGCGCGGTGAAATAGCCGAGGCGCTGTGGCTGCTGGTCGCCTGGTGTCGCAAGGAGAAGGTAAATCCAGAGGTTTTGCTGCGCGAGCGCTGCGAGCAAAGCTGCTTGCAAAACGGTCAAACACCACCAAAAGCCTGGTAA
- a CDS encoding SCO family protein, with product MPRRVIWIILIAGLPLLLAIAAFFLSRDTYQPYGTRLLNIRPVEANQFTLTAHDGSSKSLTDFQGKVVLIFFGFVNCPDVCPTTLLELSKVYKALTPAEQARVQVLLISVDPERDTLEKLRDYVTFFSPSFLGLTGSPEQIAEVAKKYGVFYQKSAIKSPTEYNVDHTATVFALDPKGQLRLVYGYGKAAETERVVQDVRWLLR from the coding sequence ATGCCACGACGCGTAATTTGGATTATCCTTATAGCAGGCTTGCCCCTGTTGCTGGCCATAGCAGCCTTTTTTTTGTCGCGCGATACCTACCAGCCCTACGGCACCCGCCTTCTGAACATCCGTCCGGTAGAAGCCAACCAGTTTACCCTCACCGCACACGATGGCTCGAGCAAGAGCCTTACCGACTTTCAGGGCAAGGTGGTCTTGATTTTCTTCGGTTTTGTGAACTGTCCCGATGTATGTCCGACTACCTTGCTCGAGCTCAGTAAGGTCTACAAAGCCCTGACCCCTGCCGAGCAAGCACGGGTGCAGGTCTTGCTTATCTCGGTAGACCCTGAGCGGGACACCCTGGAAAAGCTGCGCGACTACGTCACCTTCTTTAGCCCAAGCTTCCTGGGTCTTACTGGCAGCCCCGAGCAGATTGCTGAGGTGGCCAAAAAGTATGGGGTTTTCTACCAGAAATCCGCCATCAAGTCGCCTACCGAGTACAACGTAGATCACACCGCTACGGTTTTTGCCCTGGACCCCAAGGGCCAGTTGCGACTTGTGTACGGTTACGGCAAGGCAGCGGAAACCGAGCGGGTGGTGCAGGATGTGCGCTGGTTGCTCAGGTAA
- the rpsL gene encoding 30S ribosomal protein S12, with the protein MPTINQLLRKGRAPVVKKSKVPALKGSPFRKGVCTVVRTVTPKKPNSALRKVAKVRLSSQYEVTAYIPGEGHNLQEHSVVLIRGGRVKDLPGVRYHIVRGIYDTQGVKDRKKSRSKYGAKRPKADAKGAAAKGKK; encoded by the coding sequence CTGCCAACCATCAACCAACTCCTCCGTAAAGGCCGTGCTCCGGTGGTCAAGAAGAGCAAAGTGCCCGCCCTGAAGGGAAGCCCCTTCCGCAAAGGGGTTTGCACCGTGGTGCGTACCGTTACCCCCAAGAAGCCCAACTCGGCGCTGCGTAAGGTGGCCAAGGTGCGCCTCTCGAGCCAGTACGAAGTCACCGCTTATATCCCCGGCGAAGGCCACAACCTGCAAGAGCACTCGGTGGTACTCATCCGCGGGGGCCGTGTAAAGGATCTGCCGGGGGTGCGCTACCACATCGTGCGTGGTATCTACGACACCCAGGGCGTAAAAGATCGCAAGAAGAGCCGCTCCAAGTACGGGGCCAAGCGGCCCAAGGCCGATGCCAAGGGCGCGGCGGCCAAGGGTAAGAAATAG
- the rpsG gene encoding 30S ribosomal protein S7: MSRRRQAEIRQLEPDHLYGDVVVSALINRMMRDGKKNLAARIFKDACEIIQEKSGQEPLKVFKAALDNVRPRVEVRSRRVGGANYQVPVEVSPRRQQTLAIRWIVNAFNSRGEREAHQRLAAELLEAAEGKGGAVKKKEDVERMAEANRAYAHYRW, translated from the coding sequence ATGTCGCGGAGAAGACAAGCTGAAATTCGCCAGCTCGAGCCCGACCACCTCTACGGCGATGTGGTGGTGTCGGCGCTCATCAACCGCATGATGCGCGATGGCAAGAAGAACCTGGCAGCCCGAATTTTCAAGGATGCCTGCGAAATTATCCAGGAGAAAAGCGGCCAGGAGCCCCTCAAGGTCTTCAAGGCTGCCCTGGATAACGTGCGGCCCCGGGTCGAGGTGCGCAGCCGCCGGGTAGGTGGGGCCAACTACCAGGTTCCGGTCGAGGTATCGCCTCGCCGCCAGCAAACCCTGGCAATTCGCTGGATTGTTAATGCCTTCAACAGCCGGGGCGAGCGCGAGGCCCATCAGCGCCTGGCTGCCGAGCTGCTCGAAGCTGCCGAGGGCAAGGGTGGGGCGGTCAAGAAGAAGGAAGACGTCGAGCGTATGGCCGAAGCCAACCGAGCCTACGCCCACTACCGGTGGTAA